The DNA segment GAGTATGCCGAACATAATAATGAAAAGGTCTATCAGTGGCTAACTCGCTTAGGTCTCAAGTTTCTGCCTGCAGTCAACTGGGTGGAGCGAGGGCTGTTCGTTCCAGGTAATTCAGTGCCTCGCTACCATGTGCTGTGGGGAACGGGTAAGACGCTAGTCGAGACCGTAATGGCTAAGTTGACCCCCTATGTCAGAACGGGAAAGCTTAATATTCTTCATCGTCACAAGGTTGTGCGCCCTACTACCGATAGGGGAACCGTCATCGGCGTCGAAGTTAAAAATGAACAGAGTCAGGCTGTGTTTTTGATCAATGCTGCTCATGTTGTCATTGCCTGTGGTGGCATCAATGGCAGCAGCGAAAGGGTAAAGCAGAATTGGAAGCTCCCCTGTGAGCAGGTGGCCGAGGCACCATTTAATGGCGCTAATCCTATTTCAGATGGCCAGCTTCATGACGAGATAGAGGCCCAAGGCGGCAAGGTGACTCACATCGATAAGATGTGGAACTATGCGGCTGGAATCGCCCACCCTCAGGCAGAGTTTGAGGGGCATGGTTTAAGCTTGATCCCCTGTAAATCGGCCCTTTGGCTCGATCACCTTGGAAAGCGGATCGGTCCACAACCTCTGGTTACCGGGTTTGACACCAACTATCTGTGTCAGCAGCTTGCGGGGCTGAGTAAGCCTTGGACCTGGCAGGTACTGAATTGGGACGTAGCCGCAAAAGAGCTGGCGGTGTCAGGCTCAGAGCATAACCCCTCTATTAGAGATAAAAAAATATTCAGCTTTTTGAAAGAGATATTTTTCGGTAATCATAGGTTAGTGGAAGAGTTAGTACAGCAATCTGCAGATGTACTCTGCGCCGATACACTCGACGAACTGACGGATAAGATGAACGCTCTGGCTAAGAAAAACTATATTAATGGTGCCGATTTAGCGCAAGAGATCGCGCTGTACGATCGGCGAGCGGCCGATGTAAGGTTGCATAATGATGAGCAGCTAAGACGTATTAATCATACCAGACAATGGAAACCCGATAGGTTACGAACCCGTAAGCCCGGACCAATATTATCGTCTGGAATGGCAAAGAGAGATAAGCTGATTGCCATCAGACTCAAGCTGATCAGTCGAAAGAGCCTAGGCGGACTGCAAACTAACTTATCTAGCCAAGTATTGGATGTGCAGGGTAAACCTATTGGCGGCTTATATTGTGTTGGTGAGGCGGCGGGTTTTGGTGGTGGCGGCGCCAACGGTGCTCGCTCTTTGGAGGGGACATTTTTATCCGCTTGTATCTTAACTGCCCGCAATGCGGCGACTGCTATTGTTGGCAGTCATAGCTAGCCATAAATAACGAAAAATAAAAAAAGAAATCTAAGGAGAGCACATTGAAAAGGACTGCAGCTTGGCTGACACGTTACGCCCTAGAGCAACTGAATATTAAGCATACCTTCGGCATTCCCGGTGTGCATAACACTGAAATTTATGATGAGTTGGCTCAGTCGGATAGCATCGAACCCATATTGGTGACCCATGAGGGGCATGGTGCCTTTATGGCCGATGCCGTCACCAGAAGTAGTGATAGCATGGGAACCTTACTTATTGTTCCTGCCGCTGGAGCCACCCACGCGGCCAGCGGCATTGCAGAAGCGTCGTTAGATGGCATTGCTATGCTAGTCATAAGTGGCGGCGTGAGAACCGATTCGAAATTTTCCTATCAACTTCATGATATGGATCAGCACAAAATGCTCGAAGCGATCACCAAAAAAACCTTCAAAGTCACTCGACATCAAGATGTGGTCGCTACACTTTTTGAGGCGTACGATCTTGCCAATGATGGCGAACCCGGCCCTGTTTTTGTCGAGATCCCGGTGAATCTTCAGCTCGACAGGGGCGAGATCTCAGACTTACCTATGTATAAAGCGCCGATAAAGTCATTGGCTCATGCAATCGATGCTCAATTAGCACAAGCGGTAGCGTTATTAGCGAATGCTAAAAGCCCCGCCATATTTGTGGGCTGGGGCGGCGTCGAGGCGAGTGATTGCACCGAACAGATCGCCGATTTACTTCACTCTCCTGTTGCGACAACACTGCAGGGGCTCAGTGCCTTCTCAGCAAAGCATCCGCTTCATACCGGAATGGGATTTGGCCCCGCGGCAGTGCCCGCTGCGACCAATGCCTTTAAAGAGTGTGATTGTCTGCTTGCCATCGGCACCCGTTTTGCTGAGATAGCAACAGGAAGCTTTGGGGTGATCGTGCCGGAAAACCTAATCCACATCGATATTAACCCGAACGTGTTTAATGCCAATTACCCTGCTAAAGTCGCCATAGAGGGAGATGCTGGCGCTGTTTTAGCCGCGCTATTGCAGATGCTCCAACAAACAAAGATCAGAGATAAAGATGCCAAAGCCATTAAACAGGCCATCAAGCGCGATAAGCAGAGTTATATTGATGAGTGGCTAGCTCACGACAGTGGTGACAGAGTTAATCCTGCCGTTTTCTTTCAACATCTTAGGCGGTCACTCGATGACGATGCCTTAGTGATCGCCGATGACGGAAATCATACCTTTTTAACCGCGGAGCTGATGCCCTGTTATCGGGCGAAACACTTTTTTAGCCCTACAGATTTTAACTGCATGGGCTATGCGATCCCGGCGGTTATCGGTGCTAAGCTTGCCAACCCTGAGAAACAGGTGGTTGGCATCATCGGTGACGGAGCATTTATGATGACTCAATCCGAGCTGTTTAGTGCCTCCTCTCTTGGTATTGGCGCTATCTTTACCATCTTTAACGATGGTGAGCTTGCTCAGATCTCGCAGGCGCAAAAAGTGCCTTACAATGCCGCAACCTGTACTGTCCTTCCCGAGTTTAAATTTAAGGCGTTAGTCGAGGCGACTGGTTGTCGCTACATTCGGCTACAGAACAATGACGAGGTGGCTGAACAGATATCCAAGGCCGTACTCTTAAGCGAGCAAGGAATACCTGTGGTGCTGGATGTCAATATCGATTACAGCAAGAAGACCCGCTTTACCAAAGGGATCATCTCAACCAATCTAAAGCGAATGAATTTGCCGACCAAAGTCAGGATGATCAGCAGGGCACTTTGGCGAAGAATTTAAAGCCCCATCCATGGTAAATCGTCATAAGTGTTCCAGACACAAAAAAACCGCCCTTGGGCGGTTTTTTTATTAGCGCTGAATAAACAGCGCTGAGTTAATCAATGAAGATTAAATACCAGCGTCAGCGCGTAGCACTTCAACTTTGTCTGTCGCTTCCCATGGGAACTCTTCACGACCGAAGTGACCGTATGCTGCAGTCGCTTGGTAGATTGGGCGAGCTAGGTTTAACATCTCTGTTAGACCGTATGGACGTAGGTCGAAGTGACGACGTACTAGGTCAATCAATAGCTCTTCGCCAACTTTAGCCGTGCCAAATGTTTCGATGCTGATTGACGTTGGCTCTGCCACACCAATTGCGTAAGACACTTGGATCTCACAACGGTCAGCTAGACCGGCTGCAACGATGTTCTTAGCAACGTAACGTGCTGCGTATGCTGCACTACGGTCAACTTTTGATGGGTCTTTACCAGAGAAAGCACCACCACCGTGACGTGCCATACCGCCGTATGTGTCAACGATAATCTTACGACCCGTTAGACCACAATCGCCTACTGGGCCACCGATAACAAAACGGCCAGTTGGGTTGATGAAGTATTTAGTGTCTTTAGATAACCACTTAGCCGGTAATACTGGCTTGATGATGGTTTCCATTACACCTTCAATCAGATCTGACTGGCTTACGCTGTCACAATGCTGAGTTGAAAGTACCACTGCGTCGATACCCGCAATGCTGCCATCTGGGTTATAAGCAAAAGTCACCTGACTCTTCGCATCTGGACGTAACCAAGGAAGTGTCTTGTCTTTACGAACTTCAGACTGACGCTTAACTAGCATGTGCGAATAAGTGATAGGCGCAGGCATTAGCGAGTCGGTTTCATTGTTGGCATAACCAAACATTAGACCTTGGTCACCAGCGCCTTGCTCTTTAGGGTCAGCACGATCAACACCTTGGTTGATGTCTGGAGACTGCTTACCGATAACATTTAGTATCGCACAAGAGTCAGCATCAAAACCCATATCTGAGTGAGTGTAGCCGATGTCACGTACAGTCTTACGGGTGATCTCTTCGATATCAACCCAAGCAGAAGTGGTAACTTCGCCGCCAACCATAACCATGCCAGTTTTAACATAGGTTTCGCATGCTACTCGAGCTTTTGGATCTTGCTCCAAAATTGCGTCTAATACCGCATCAGAAATCTGATCGGCGATTTTATCTGGATGACCTTCTGAGACCGACTCAGAGGTGAACAAGTGCTTTGCCATGATGGAAAATCTCGTCGTTGAACAATTTGAATGTGTAGAAGTATCTACATCTAGACGGCTATTCTAGTGTAAATCTGAGCCGATGACACCCCTTTCACTAAATTTTGTGCAGTCACGCGCGCTATTTATTGAGTAGATGCATGGGTAATGAGTGTTATGGTTTAGATTAGCTATTTGTAAAATAAGGTTATTATCAGGTTTTAAATAATGCTGTTTTCACTAGGGAATGATCAAAATTTACCATTTAAACGCTAGGTAATTGCCGCTACGAGATAAAAAAATAGACTTTAGGCGATAAAAGCAACTATTTGATGAGCTTAAGTTGCTTAACCTTTATTCAACTGCGTTAAAAGCGCTAATATTTTTCATTCAAGGTGAATTAAATTTGCGTCCTACTGCCTAGTAGGCGAAAATATGGCTCCAAAATTTGCTGTAGGGAAGGGAAAAGCAAATACAAACTTGTGGCCCTTTTCTTTATCTAAGCCTCAATACCTCAAAACGAAGCAGGAGAGAGCATGTCATCTCGTAAAGAACTCGCAAACGCAATCCGCGCATTGACCATGGATGCTGTTCAAAAAGCCAATTCAGGTCACCCAGGTGCACCTATGGGGATGGCTGATATTGCTGAAGTGCTCTGGAACGATTTCCTAAAGCACAACCCAAACAACCCTGACTGGGTTGATCGTGACCGCTTTATCCTTTCTAACGGCCACGGCTCTATGCTTATCTACTCTTTGCTGCACCTAACAGGTTACGCATTACCTATCGAAGAGTTAAAAAACTTCCGCCAGCTTCACTCTAAAACACCTGGTCACCCAGAATACGGTTACACACCAGGTGTTGAAACGACAACAGGTCCGTTAGGTGCTGGTATCAGTAACGCTGTTGGTATGGCGATTGCTGAAAAGACATTGGCTGCACAGTTTAACAAGCCAGGTCACGATATTGTTGATCACTTCACATACTGCTTCCTAGGCGATGGCTGTTTGATGGAAGGTATCTCTCACGAAGCCTGTTCTCTAGCGGGTACCCTAGGTCTGGGTAAGCTAGTTGCGTTCTGGGATGACAACGGTATCTCTATCGACGGTCACGTTGAAGGTTGGTTCACTGACGATACGCCTAAGCGTTTTGAATCTTACGGCTGGCATGTTATCGCTAACGTAGATGGTCACGACAGCGACGCTATTCGTGCGGCAATCGAAGCAGCTAAGTCTGTTACAGATAAGCCTACAATGATCTGCTGTAAAACCACGATCGGTTTTGGTTCGCCAAACAAGTCTGGTAGCCACGACTGTCACGGTGCACCACTAGGTGATGCTGAGATTGCTGCTGCACGTGAATTCCTTGGCTGGAACCACGCTGCATTTGAAATCCCTGAAAATGTTTACGCGGGTTGGGATGCTAAAGAAACTGGCGCAGCGCGTGAGTCAAGCTGGAACGATAAGTTCGCAGCTTATGAAGTAGCATTCCCAGAACTAGCTGCTGAATACAAGCGCCGTGTTATCACTGGCGAACTACCTGCTGAGTTTGAAGAGAAAGCACAAGCTTTCGTTCAAGAGTGCCAAGATAAAGCAGAAGGTATTGCTAGCCGTAAAGCATCACAAAATGCGATTGGTGCATTTGGTGCTATCCTACCAGAAATGCTAGGTGGCTCTGCAGATCTAGCCGGTTCTAACCTAACGCTTTGGTCTGGTTCTAAAGGTATTCAAGACGATCCTGCTGGTAACTACATCTATTACGGTGTACGTGAATTCGGCATGAGCGGTATCATGAACGGTGCATCACTGCACGGTGGTTTCATCAACTACGGCGCAACTTTCATGATGTTTATGGAATACGCTCGTAACGCAGTACGTATGTCTGCACTGATGGGCATTCAGAACATCTTCGTTTATACCCATGACTCTATCGGTCAAGGTGAAGATGGTCCGACTCACCAGCCAGTTGAGCAACTTGCAAACCTTCGTATGACACCAAACATGACGGTATGGCGTCCATGTGATGCGGCTGAAACTGCCGTTTCTTGGAAGAATGCGATTGAACGTCGCAATGCGCCAACATCATTGATCTTTAGCCGTCAAAACCTACCTGCACAAGCACGTACTGCAGAGCAGTTAGCTAACGTGGTTAAAGGTGGTTATGTATTAAGTGATTGTGCTGGCACGCCAGACCTAATCCTTATCGCTACTGGCTCTGAAGTTCAGCTAGCCCTTGATTCTGCTGCAGCATTGACTGAGCAAGGTCAGAAGGTTCGCGTAGTATCTATGCCGTCAACTAACGAGTTCGACAAGCAAGATGCGGCTTATAAAGAGTCTGTACTGCCAAGCTGCGTGACTAAGCGTGTTGCAATCGAAGCGGCTCACGTCGATTTCTGGCACAAGTATGTTGGCTTTGGCGGCGCGGTTGTCGGTATGACAACCTTCGGTGAGTCTGCTCCTGGCGGCGACCTGCTGAAGTACTTTGGCTTTACAGTTGAAAACGTTGTAGCAACCGTTAACGGTCTATAATCAACAGCTGTGTTAAGGCTATGATACAACGGCTTACCTAATGAGGTAGGCCGTTGTCGTATCAATAAATGGGCTGTGAAAGGAATAGAAAGCTTACATGATTAGAGTCGCTATTAATGGCTACGGCCGTATTGGTCGATCAATTCTTCGTGCACTGTATGAGTCTGCAAAACGCGATCGCATCCAGATTGTCGCGATTAACGAGTTGGCAAAACCAGAAGCGATGCTTCATTTGACTCAGTACGATACCACCCACGGCCGCTTCCACACTCAAGTTAAGCTAGATAATCAGCATATGATTATTGGTGATGATGCCATTAAACTGCTGCATGAACCTAACCCTGCCAACCTGCCTTGGAAAGAGCTGGATATCGATATCGTTTATGAAGCTACAGGCGTAATTAACGATAGGCAAGAGTGCGAAGCACACCTTAAAGCTGGGGCTAAGCAGGTACTTATTAGTCATCCAT comes from the Shewanella halifaxensis HAW-EB4 genome and includes:
- a CDS encoding thiamine pyrophosphate-binding protein, coding for MKRTAAWLTRYALEQLNIKHTFGIPGVHNTEIYDELAQSDSIEPILVTHEGHGAFMADAVTRSSDSMGTLLIVPAAGATHAASGIAEASLDGIAMLVISGGVRTDSKFSYQLHDMDQHKMLEAITKKTFKVTRHQDVVATLFEAYDLANDGEPGPVFVEIPVNLQLDRGEISDLPMYKAPIKSLAHAIDAQLAQAVALLANAKSPAIFVGWGGVEASDCTEQIADLLHSPVATTLQGLSAFSAKHPLHTGMGFGPAAVPAATNAFKECDCLLAIGTRFAEIATGSFGVIVPENLIHIDINPNVFNANYPAKVAIEGDAGAVLAALLQMLQQTKIRDKDAKAIKQAIKRDKQSYIDEWLAHDSGDRVNPAVFFQHLRRSLDDDALVIADDGNHTFLTAELMPCYRAKHFFSPTDFNCMGYAIPAVIGAKLANPEKQVVGIIGDGAFMMTQSELFSASSLGIGAIFTIFNDGELAQISQAQKVPYNAATCTVLPEFKFKALVEATGCRYIRLQNNDEVAEQISKAVLLSEQGIPVVLDVNIDYSKKTRFTKGIISTNLKRMNLPTKVRMISRALWRRI
- the tkt gene encoding transketolase, encoding MSSRKELANAIRALTMDAVQKANSGHPGAPMGMADIAEVLWNDFLKHNPNNPDWVDRDRFILSNGHGSMLIYSLLHLTGYALPIEELKNFRQLHSKTPGHPEYGYTPGVETTTGPLGAGISNAVGMAIAEKTLAAQFNKPGHDIVDHFTYCFLGDGCLMEGISHEACSLAGTLGLGKLVAFWDDNGISIDGHVEGWFTDDTPKRFESYGWHVIANVDGHDSDAIRAAIEAAKSVTDKPTMICCKTTIGFGSPNKSGSHDCHGAPLGDAEIAAAREFLGWNHAAFEIPENVYAGWDAKETGAARESSWNDKFAAYEVAFPELAAEYKRRVITGELPAEFEEKAQAFVQECQDKAEGIASRKASQNAIGAFGAILPEMLGGSADLAGSNLTLWSGSKGIQDDPAGNYIYYGVREFGMSGIMNGASLHGGFINYGATFMMFMEYARNAVRMSALMGIQNIFVYTHDSIGQGEDGPTHQPVEQLANLRMTPNMTVWRPCDAAETAVSWKNAIERRNAPTSLIFSRQNLPAQARTAEQLANVVKGGYVLSDCAGTPDLILIATGSEVQLALDSAAALTEQGQKVRVVSMPSTNEFDKQDAAYKESVLPSCVTKRVAIEAAHVDFWHKYVGFGGAVVGMTTFGESAPGGDLLKYFGFTVENVVATVNGL
- the metK gene encoding methionine adenosyltransferase, with translation MAKHLFTSESVSEGHPDKIADQISDAVLDAILEQDPKARVACETYVKTGMVMVGGEVTTSAWVDIEEITRKTVRDIGYTHSDMGFDADSCAILNVIGKQSPDINQGVDRADPKEQGAGDQGLMFGYANNETDSLMPAPITYSHMLVKRQSEVRKDKTLPWLRPDAKSQVTFAYNPDGSIAGIDAVVLSTQHCDSVSQSDLIEGVMETIIKPVLPAKWLSKDTKYFINPTGRFVIGGPVGDCGLTGRKIIVDTYGGMARHGGGAFSGKDPSKVDRSAAYAARYVAKNIVAAGLADRCEIQVSYAIGVAEPTSISIETFGTAKVGEELLIDLVRRHFDLRPYGLTEMLNLARPIYQATAAYGHFGREEFPWEATDKVEVLRADAGI
- a CDS encoding FAD-dependent oxidoreductase produces the protein MRQAENHQCDTVIAGAGVAGLVTALELLKHGQTVYLVDRDTAERIGGLARWAFGGMALCGTRQQRRMKIPDDSALLLRDWHSFADFAKEDLWPKAWAKEYAEHNNEKVYQWLTRLGLKFLPAVNWVERGLFVPGNSVPRYHVLWGTGKTLVETVMAKLTPYVRTGKLNILHRHKVVRPTTDRGTVIGVEVKNEQSQAVFLINAAHVVIACGGINGSSERVKQNWKLPCEQVAEAPFNGANPISDGQLHDEIEAQGGKVTHIDKMWNYAAGIAHPQAEFEGHGLSLIPCKSALWLDHLGKRIGPQPLVTGFDTNYLCQQLAGLSKPWTWQVLNWDVAAKELAVSGSEHNPSIRDKKIFSFLKEIFFGNHRLVEELVQQSADVLCADTLDELTDKMNALAKKNYINGADLAQEIALYDRRAADVRLHNDEQLRRINHTRQWKPDRLRTRKPGPILSSGMAKRDKLIAIRLKLISRKSLGGLQTNLSSQVLDVQGKPIGGLYCVGEAAGFGGGGANGARSLEGTFLSACILTARNAATAIVGSHS